The following proteins are co-located in the Dehalococcoidia bacterium genome:
- the glnA gene encoding type I glutamate--ammonia ligase: MQQAVERVNQLIRQHNVQIVDLRFNDLPGLWQHFSIPVSELTEMDDIVTSIWVDGIGFDGSSIRGFQKIQESDMILLPDPSTARIDPICQHPTLSIICDVYDPLTKQPYTRDPRHIAKKAEEYLRKSGVGDISYWGPECEFFIFDDVRFDQGENYGFYHVDSIEGEWNSGREERPNLGYKPRFKEGYFPVPPHDSLQDIRSEMILTMSSIGIPVEVHHHEVATGGQCEIDMKFDSLVNMADKVMWYKYLVKNIARKHNKVATFMPKPLFGDNGSGMHTHQSLWKNGQNLFYDPEGYALISKLCRYYIGGLLKHARALMAFCAPTTNSYKRLTPGYEAPVNLVYSARNRSAAVRIPVYSTNPKSKRIEFRPPDGSCNPYLAFAAMLMAGLDGIENEIDPGPPLDKNSYELSPDEEAAIPKVPASLEEALQALEDDHEFLLRGGVFTSDVLEVWVEYKRQEIDQVRLRPHPWEFHLYFDV, from the coding sequence CTGCAGCAGGCGGTGGAGCGGGTCAACCAGCTCATCCGCCAGCACAACGTGCAGATCGTTGACCTGCGCTTCAACGACCTGCCAGGACTATGGCAGCACTTCTCCATCCCCGTCTCCGAACTGACGGAGATGGACGACATCGTCACCAGCATCTGGGTGGACGGCATCGGCTTCGACGGCTCCTCCATCCGCGGCTTCCAGAAGATCCAGGAGTCGGACATGATCCTCCTGCCCGACCCGTCCACCGCCCGCATCGACCCCATCTGCCAGCACCCCACCCTGTCCATCATCTGCGACGTCTACGACCCCCTGACCAAGCAGCCCTACACCCGCGACCCGCGCCATATCGCCAAGAAGGCGGAGGAGTACCTGCGCAAGAGCGGCGTGGGCGACATCTCCTACTGGGGCCCCGAGTGCGAGTTCTTCATCTTCGACGATGTGCGCTTCGACCAGGGGGAGAACTACGGCTTCTATCACGTCGACTCCATCGAAGGCGAATGGAACTCGGGCCGGGAGGAGCGCCCCAACCTGGGCTACAAGCCCCGCTTCAAGGAGGGCTACTTCCCGGTGCCCCCCCACGACTCGCTGCAGGACATCCGCAGCGAAATGATCCTGACCATGAGCAGCATCGGCATTCCGGTGGAGGTGCACCACCACGAGGTGGCCACCGGCGGCCAGTGCGAGATCGACATGAAGTTCGACTCGCTGGTGAATATGGCCGACAAGGTCATGTGGTACAAATACTTGGTCAAGAACATCGCCCGCAAGCACAACAAGGTGGCCACCTTCATGCCCAAGCCCCTGTTCGGTGACAACGGCTCCGGCATGCACACCCATCAGAGCCTCTGGAAGAACGGACAGAACCTGTTCTACGACCCCGAGGGCTACGCCCTCATCAGCAAGCTCTGCCGCTATTACATCGGCGGTCTGTTGAAGCACGCCCGGGCGCTCATGGCCTTCTGCGCCCCCACTACCAACTCCTACAAGCGGCTGACGCCGGGCTACGAGGCGCCGGTGAACCTGGTCTACTCGGCCCGCAACCGCTCGGCCGCGGTGCGCATTCCGGTCTATTCCACCAACCCCAAGAGCAAGCGCATCGAGTTCCGCCCGCCCGACGGCTCCTGCAACCCCTATCTGGCCTTCGCCGCCATGCTCATGGCCGGCCTGGACGGCATCGAGAACGAGATCGACCCTGGCCCGCCCCTCGACAAGAACAGCTACGAACTCTCGCCCGACGAGGAGGCGGCCATTCCCAAGGTGCCCGCCAGCCTGGAGGAGGCCCTCCAGGCGCTGGAGGACGACCACGAGTTCCTGCTGCGGGGCGGCGTCTTCACCAGCGACGTGCTGGAGGTGTGGGTGGAATACAAGCGCCAGGAGATCGACCAGGTCCGCCTGCGCCCCCACCCCTGGGAGTTCCATCTCTACTTCGACGTGTAG
- a CDS encoding P-II family nitrogen regulator, protein MQKVEAIIRPEKLNDVKNALAAAGFVGLNVVNVTGRGVQKGVVHIGRGGETYEVDMLPKVKLEVVVRDEDAERVVQLIAQAARTGNIGDGKIFLIPVADALRVRTGERGEAAL, encoded by the coding sequence ATGCAGAAGGTGGAGGCCATCATCCGCCCCGAGAAGCTCAACGACGTCAAGAACGCCCTGGCGGCGGCGGGGTTCGTGGGGCTGAACGTGGTCAACGTCACCGGGCGCGGCGTCCAGAAAGGGGTGGTCCACATCGGTCGCGGCGGCGAGACCTACGAGGTGGACATGCTCCCCAAGGTGAAGCTGGAGGTGGTGGTGCGGGACGAGGACGCCGAACGGGTGGTCCAGCTCATCGCCCAGGCCGCCCGCACCGGCAACATCGGCGACGGCAAGATCTTCCTCATCCCCGTCGCCGACGCCCTGAGGGTGCGGACGGGCGAGCGTGGGGAGGCTGCCCTGTGA